One segment of Bacteroidota bacterium DNA contains the following:
- a CDS encoding T9SS type A sorting domain-containing protein translates to MKNIYINQCRKLWDKSYPYLLTTILFLTMHSIAWGQCAALGSGTCTAATDVTGTATWSDYYCVGSDITVSGSLTISSGSVLEFNGFHTITVTSTGSLSIDNTDIYGKAAMWDEIKVEGGGSLILTNNRIQDGTRTVYAENGASESLLYISGNVFCNNETGIYIDSYSGNLSAQIINNDFYAPLLKKSPAQMGDYGIFVNNVNATGGGTALTIGTGTPYSFSTSNNFYLLGVGIRTHRSDVYISNNTFDNIKVSSNMPTGENIFSGKAIVGTSTGADISTLIIGSSASVSANNIITNCITGILARNNVNVNIGFNIIDGASDYSMETGIDVENSTGQQSISKNIISDFSTFGINTHNQINSTLRITFNTIYYNTAPLTGEAPFGIVSDDIGFGDVLLTVANNTITNMKTGIFVRNYNEALVESNIVNFIQPETAGKGYGIRMESCTKATVKLNSSVGTCGISSCTGDLLPYYFEDCTDAEITANYSGNGDFYSMIFTGNVMETNLTCNEMHSSIRGVGLLGISGPVPPPIGNISGSISYIEKAISEAADNSWYGSGTIRVYAVGATTDASTVRWRYQTIPVVYDLSGTFIDDDGTGAMPPLGLISTSTGDCYSPYRLSDDSLEIFINKYTGYAEFYNDAEVAINDGGYYYHAWLFWNEALHFIESDLDLTGAVADYYNAIAATNIPTLFQIQALISSTNYSEALVLNTSITPSNVVEEKWQLVNDLYLQNIDSFGTLIMTDEMEDQLWEIALLNTYDNGPAVYAAQAMLKVILDPEDEEVEKIHAGELFDKVIMYPNPTEKYIMFKGDFDMDIPALISISDISGKEIIRTSNVSLNMPFILSPLSGGIYFIKVEQKDSIIYQGKLFILNSGL, encoded by the coding sequence ATGAAAAATATTTACATTAATCAATGCCGTAAGTTGTGGGATAAAAGTTATCCTTATCTACTAACAACTATTTTATTCTTAACAATGCATAGCATTGCGTGGGGGCAATGCGCTGCTTTGGGCAGTGGCACTTGCACAGCCGCTACAGATGTTACAGGTACTGCTACTTGGAGTGATTATTACTGTGTAGGTAGTGATATTACAGTAAGTGGTAGCCTTACAATTAGCAGTGGATCTGTTTTAGAATTTAATGGATTTCATACTATAACTGTTACCAGCACGGGAAGTCTATCAATAGATAATACAGATATATATGGCAAGGCTGCAATGTGGGATGAAATTAAAGTGGAAGGTGGCGGCAGTTTGATTTTAACCAACAATCGCATACAAGATGGAACAAGAACTGTGTATGCAGAAAATGGTGCAAGCGAATCGCTATTGTATATAAGTGGAAATGTATTTTGTAATAATGAAACAGGAATTTATATAGACAGTTATTCAGGTAACTTATCTGCTCAAATTATAAATAATGATTTCTATGCACCTCTTCTAAAAAAATCGCCTGCCCAAATGGGTGATTACGGCATTTTTGTAAATAATGTAAATGCTACCGGTGGAGGAACTGCACTCACAATTGGAACCGGCACACCATATTCATTCAGCACCTCAAATAATTTCTATCTATTAGGGGTTGGAATTCGAACACATAGAAGTGATGTATATATTTCTAACAACACGTTTGATAATATTAAAGTAAGTAGTAACATGCCCACGGGAGAAAATATCTTTTCAGGTAAAGCAATTGTTGGTACTTCCACCGGAGCAGATATTTCTACACTTATAATAGGTTCAAGCGCTTCGGTTAGTGCAAATAATATTATTACAAACTGTATAACCGGAATACTTGCCCGAAATAATGTGAATGTAAATATTGGCTTCAACATAATTGATGGAGCATCTGATTATAGTATGGAAACAGGAATTGATGTAGAGAATTCAACAGGGCAACAGTCTATATCCAAAAATATAATATCAGACTTTTCAACCTTTGGAATAAATACACATAATCAAATAAATTCTACTTTACGAATAACTTTTAATACTATTTATTATAACACTGCTCCACTTACAGGTGAAGCACCATTCGGTATTGTATCAGATGATATAGGTTTTGGTGATGTATTGTTAACGGTTGCGAATAATACAATTACAAATATGAAGACAGGCATATTTGTGCGCAACTATAATGAGGCATTGGTAGAATCCAACATCGTTAATTTTATTCAACCTGAAACAGCGGGAAAAGGATATGGAATAAGAATGGAATCGTGCACCAAAGCCACAGTAAAATTAAACAGTAGTGTAGGTACTTGTGGAATCAGCAGTTGTACAGGAGATTTATTGCCTTATTATTTTGAAGATTGTACGGATGCAGAAATTACTGCTAATTATTCTGGAAATGGAGATTTTTACAGTATGATATTTACGGGTAATGTAATGGAAACCAACCTTACCTGCAATGAAATGCATAGTAGTATCAGAGGAGTTGGTCTATTGGGAATTAGTGGTCCTGTACCACCACCCATTGGTAATATTTCCGGTTCTATAAGTTATATTGAAAAAGCTATATCTGAAGCTGCTGACAACAGTTGGTATGGTAGCGGTACTATTAGAGTTTATGCCGTAGGTGCAACAACAGATGCCTCTACAGTTAGATGGCGATATCAAACCATTCCTGTTGTATATGATCTTTCGGGCACATTTATAGATGATGACGGAACAGGTGCGATGCCACCATTAGGATTAATTTCTACCTCTACAGGAGATTGCTATTCCCCTTATAGATTGAGCGATGATTCATTGGAAATTTTTATTAATAAATATACCGGCTATGCAGAATTTTACAATGATGCAGAAGTTGCAATAAATGATGGAGGGTATTATTACCATGCATGGTTATTTTGGAATGAGGCCTTACATTTCATAGAAAGTGATTTAGATTTGACAGGTGCTGTCGCCGATTATTATAATGCGATTGCAGCTACTAATATTCCAACACTTTTTCAAATTCAGGCGCTTATTTCTTCAACTAATTATAGCGAGGCTTTAGTATTAAATACATCTATTACACCAAGTAATGTTGTGGAAGAAAAATGGCAACTTGTTAATGATCTTTATTTGCAAAATATTGACAGTTTCGGCACTCTAATAATGACCGATGAAATGGAAGATCAATTATGGGAGATTGCCCTATTAAATACCTATGATAACGGGCCTGCCGTTTATGCAGCACAAGCAATGCTTAAAGTTATTCTAGACCCGGAAGATGAAGAAGTAGAAAAGATTCATGCAGGTGAATTATTTGATAAAGTAATAATGTATCCCAATCCTACAGAAAAGTATATTATGTTTAAAGGAGATTTTGATATGGACATACCTGCATTGATATCTATTTCTGATATTAGTGGTAAAGAAATAATTAGGACTTCAAATGTAAGTTTAAACATGCCTTTTATTCTATCACCATTAAGTGGCGGTATATACTTTATAAAGGTTGAACAAAAAGATTCAATCATTTATCAAGGTAAATTATTCATATTAAATTCAGGATTATGA